From Glycine max cultivar Williams 82 chromosome 11, Glycine_max_v4.0, whole genome shotgun sequence, the proteins below share one genomic window:
- the LOC102663346 gene encoding zinc finger protein 341 produces MASPTPSLWPQKPTIVLLLICISFSHSYSVEEAITSSKKLDQPVFPPPAYTEIKCGSCPCGDTCGEQLPPPPPQPSPAPPPPCLSPPPPPPSPPPPKIPSCPQNCNPLPPPPPRFVYVPLPGVPKPYTWVYYYSAAENRGVGLIVLAGLGGLSMATLLLDDILKLKLYF; encoded by the coding sequence ATGGCTTCTCCAACACCGAGTTTGTGGCCTCAAAAGCCTACAATAGTGTTGTTACTTATATGCATTTCATTTTCACATTCATATTCTGTTGAAGAAGCAATAACATCTTCTAAGAAGTTAGACCAACCAGTGTTTCCTCCACCAGCATACACTGAAATCAAGTGTGGATCATGTCCTTGTGGAGACACCTGTGGTGAGCaacttccaccaccaccacctcaacCATCTCctgctcctcctcctccttgtCTATcaccaccaccgccaccaccaTCACCGCCGCCTCCTAAAATTCCCTCTTGTCCACAGAATTGCAACCCcttgccaccaccaccaccaagatTTGTATATGTGCCTTTGCCAGGTGTACCAAAACCATATACTTGGGTGTACTATTACTCTGCTGCTGAAAACAGAGGTGTGGGGTTGATTGTTTTGGCTGGTTTGGGAGGACTCTCAATGGCAACACTACTCTTGGATGACATCTTGAAGCTAAAGCTATATTTCTGA